A region of Drosophila mauritiana strain mau12 chromosome 3L, ASM438214v1, whole genome shotgun sequence DNA encodes the following proteins:
- the LOC117140750 gene encoding protein rhomboid: protein METPTQNVNETTVDLGQEKEKEAAQEEETATAAKETIIDIPAACSSSSNSSSYDTDCSTASSTCCTRQGEHIYMQREAIPATPLPESEDLGLLKYVHRQHWPWFILVISIIEIAIFAYDRYTMPAQNFGLPVPIPSDSVLVYRPDRRLQVWRFFSYMFLHANWFHLGFNIVIQLFFGIPLEVMHGTARIGVIYMAGVFAGSLGTSVVDSEVFLVGASGGVYALLAAHLANITLNYAHMKSASTQLGSVVIFVSCDLGYALYTQYFDGSAFAKGPQVSYIAHLTGALAGLTIGFLVLKNFGHREYEQLIWWLALGVYCAFTVFAIVFNLINTVTAQLMEEQGEVITQHLLHDLGVS, encoded by the exons ATGGAGACCCCAACACAGAATGTAAACGAAACCACGGTGGATTTGGGCCAGGAAAAGGAGAAGGAGGCGGCGCAGGAGGAGGAGACTGCCACCGCCGCCAAGGAGACCATCATTGACATTCCCGCCGCGTGCTCCAGTTCCTCCAACTCCTCGTCCTACGACACCGACTGCAGCACGGCCAGCAGCACCTGCTGCACCCGCCAGGGCGAGCACATCTACATGCAACGGGAGGCCATtccggccacgccccttccGGAGTCGGAGGATCTGGGCCTGCTGAAGTACGTCCACCGCCAGCACTGGCCCTGGTTCATCCTAGTGATCTCCATCATTGAG ATTGCCATCTTCGCCTACGACCGCTACACAATGCCCGCCCAGAACTTCGGGCTCCCCGTTCCGATTCCGTCGGATTCGGTGCTGGTCTATCGGCCGGACAGGCGGCTGCAGGTGTGGCGCTTCTTCAGCTACATGTTCCTGCACGCCAACTGGTTCCACCTGGGCTTCAACATCGTCATCCAGCTGTTCTTCGGCATTCCCCTGGAGGTGATGCACGGCACGGCCAGGATCGGCGTGATCTACATGGCGGGCGTTTTCGCCGGATCCCTGGGCACCAGTGTCGTCGACTCGGAGGTCTTCCTGGTGGGCGCCAGCGGTGGCGTCTATGCCCTGTTGGCCGCTCATCTGGCCAACATCACACTGAACTATGCGCACATGAAGAGCGCATCCACGCAGCTCGGATCAGTTGTCATCTTTG TCTCCTGCGACCTGGGCTATGCTCTGTACACCCAATACTTCGATGGAAGCGCCTTCGCCAAGGGTCCCCAGGTGTCGTACATTGCCCACCTGACGGGAGCCCTGGCAGGACTCACGATCGGCTTCCTGGTGCTGAAGAACTTCGGTCACCGGGAGTACGAGCAGCTCATCTGGTGGCTGGCATTGGGCGTCTACTGCGCCTTCACCGTCTTCGCCATCGTGTTCAACCTGATCAACACGGTGACCGCCCAGCTGATGGAGGAGCAGGGCGAGGTGATCACCCAGCATCTGCTGCACGACCTGGGAGTGTCCTAA
- the LOC117140438 gene encoding N-alpha-acetyltransferase 30, whose protein sequence is MGDPLPEAVHIQKEISQKDCQEEMGPVPKNLPLFPEKIDLPEQDTAAKSDGIQFCVFQDESQLKVLMGLIDKELSEPYSIYTYRYFVYNWPDLCFFALDGDRYVGVIVCKLEETRHGLLQGYIAMLAVDAEYRQRGIGRALSERAIEAMAIRDAAMVVLETELSNKPALALYQSLGFIRERRYLRYYLNGVDAFHLTLMLQDFDDSSLDEV, encoded by the coding sequence ATGGGGGATCCTCTACCGGAAGCCGTTCATATTCAAAAGGAAATCTCTCAAAAAGACTGCCAAGAGGAAATGGGTCCTGTACCGAAGAACCTTCCACTCTTCCCGGAGAAAATTGATCTTCCAGAGCAAGATACGGCAGCCAAGTCAGATGGAATACAGTTTTGTGTCTTCCAAGACGAGTCACAGCTCAAGGTGCTCATGGGCCTGATCGACAAGGAGCTCTCCGAACCGTACTCCATTTACACCTATCGCTACTTCGTCTACAACTGGCCAGACCTCTGCTTCTTCGCCCTAGATGGAGATCGCTATGTGGGCGTGATAGTGTGCAAGTTGGAGGAGACGAGACATGGATTGCTGCAGGGCTACATCGCCATGCTGGCGGTGGATGCGGAGTACAGGCAGCGGGGAATCGGAAGAGCTCTCTCGGAAAGGGCCATAGAAGCCATGGCGATAAGAGACGCAGCCATGGTTGTCCTGGAAACGGAGCTGAGCAACAAACCTGCATTGGCGCTCTACCAAAGTCTGGGATTTATACGGGAACGGCGTTATTTGCGCTACTACTTGAATGGCGTGGATGCCTTTCATCTGACGCTAATGCTCCAAGATTTTGACGACTCGTCCTTGGACGAGGTTTAG